The nucleotide window GGACCTAATACTTTACCTAATTTACCAATTTTAGGCATTACGGCAGGAGTAGCGATGATTACATCAACATCTGTCCAGCCGCCTTCAATTTTTTGAATAAACTCGTCTAAACCTACGTGGTCTGCTCCTGCTTCTTTAGCAGCAGCTTCTTTATCAGGAGTGCAAAGAACCAGCACTCTTTTTGTTTTACCTGTACCGTGAGGTAAGGTAACGGTGCCGCGAATAGCCTGATCTGCTTTCTTAGGATCAACACCTAAACGTACGTGCAAATCAACAGAAGCATCAAATTTCGCAACATTTATTTCTTTCACCAGTGAAGAAGCTTCGTTAAGCGTATAAGCTTTGTTAGCATCCACCTTGGAATTTACAGCTTTTCTTTTCTTTGTAATTGCCATTGTAATTCTTTTAAGGGTTTAATGGATTAATTTTCCCAGGGGGCTTTACCTTCTACAGTTAATCCCATGCTACGTGCTGTACCAGCAACCATTTTCATGGCGCTTTCAGGAGTAAAGCAGTTCAGGTCAGGCATTTTATCTTTTGCGATCGCCTCTACCTGCTCCCATGTAACTTTACCTACTTTGGCACGGTTGCTTTCTTTAGACCCTTTTTGAATTTTAGCCGCTTCCATCAACTGCACAGCAGCCGGAGGCGTTTTAATTACAAAGTCGAAACTTTTGTCGGTATAAACTGTGATTAATACAGGAAGTACTTTTCCTGGTTTTTCCTGTGTGCGCGCATTGAACTGCTTGCAGAATTCCATGATGTTAACACCTTTGGAACCCAGCGCCGGACCGATTGGAGGTGCAGGATTGGCCTGACCACCTTTACACTGCAGCTTTACAAAGCCGGAGATTTCTTTTGCCATTTTTAATGATTTATTGGTTCAAACGCTCTGCCGGTTATTCCGGGAAGAGCTCCCAAATTCCTCGTTCTGTATTGATATGTATCTGTACAGAAAACCTAAAAAGAACTAATTGGGGGTGCAAAGGTAGGTATTTTAGTTGAAAAGTTAGCAAGTTGACAGGTTTACAGGAACAGGCATCAACCAAAGACGCAAAACTAATTGGTTTCAAAAGTATTATTGATAATTTTAGGGAATGAAATATATCCTTTTCGCATTGTTTGTCTCCTTTTGGGTGCCGGCTTCGGCCCAAACATCGCCATTTTTCGATTCAACAGGTATTGTTGCCAGTGAATTTGAAGGCTTGATGAAAATAAAGCAGGTATTTAGTTTTACCGAAGGACCTGTTGCTGATAAAGACGGTAAAGTATATTTTACCGATCAGCCCAATAACAGGATATGGCGCTACGACCCAGCTACTACCGTATTATGGGAGTTTAAAAAAGATGCCGGCAGAGCCAACGGTCTGGACATTGACGCTAAAGGTAATATTATCGCCTGCGCCGATGAGAATAATGAAATATGGTCGATAGACACCAGGGGGCATATTGTAAAAGTGTTGCTGGGTAAAGTAGACGGCAAAAAGCTGAATGGCCCCAACGATTTATGGATTGACCGTAAAGGAGGCATTTATTTCACTGACCCCTATTACCAGCGTGATTACTGGACCCGCACAGCACCCGAAATCAAAGAACAAAACGTATATTATTTGCCTAAAGGCGCTACCCAGCCCATAACGGTGAATAACGAACTGGTAAAGCCGAACGGCATCACAGGTTCGGCTGATGGAAAATATCTTTTTGTGGCCGACATAGGGGACAACAAGACCTACAGATTTCAGATAAACCGTGACGGCACTTTATCAGGCAAACAATTATTTGTGTCCCAGGGATCGGATGGCATCACCCTCGACAACAGAGGCAATCTATACTTAACGGGAAATGGCGTTACTGTTTATGACAGCACGGGCAAAAAAATAGCCTATATACCGGTACCGGAAAAATGGACGGCCAATATTTGCTTTGGGGGAAAAGACCGGAATATTCTTTTTATGACAGCGGGACCGTCTGTATATTATTTGAAAATGAAAGCTAAGGGGCCGGAAAAGTTTAAACGCAACCAATAGTGTCGAATGAAAATTTAAGCAGTTTATTACCTGACTTAAAACCTCACTGACTACTTTTGCAGCCTCACCCAATTAGTGGGTATTTTAAAATCAATGGCTTATCATTACCTAGCATTCGGCATTCCTGTTATTTCAGAAATTGAACTGCCTGCATTATTTCCTATCAATGAATCCTCCAACCTGGAAAACCCGGTATATGTAAAGCTGGGCCTGGCGCCCGTTGAGCTTACAGGTGAGGGACAAAATGCTGATAGAAATGCTTACTGCAATGCTGATGAAATGATTTACACGATCAGCAAGAAAAT belongs to Niabella yanshanensis and includes:
- the rplK gene encoding 50S ribosomal protein L11, with the translated sequence MAKEISGFVKLQCKGGQANPAPPIGPALGSKGVNIMEFCKQFNARTQEKPGKVLPVLITVYTDKSFDFVIKTPPAAVQLMEAAKIQKGSKESNRAKVGKVTWEQVEAIAKDKMPDLNCFTPESAMKMVAGTARSMGLTVEGKAPWEN
- the rplA gene encoding 50S ribosomal protein L1, translated to MAITKKRKAVNSKVDANKAYTLNEASSLVKEINVAKFDASVDLHVRLGVDPKKADQAIRGTVTLPHGTGKTKRVLVLCTPDKEAAAKEAGADHVGLDEFIQKIEGGWTDVDVIIATPAVMPKIGKLGKVLGPRNLMPNPKTGTVTNDVAAAVNEVKGGKIAFKVDKAGIIHASIGRVSFSPEKIAQNGQEFINAIIKAKPSTAKGTYLKGISMASSMSPGIALDTKGFVH
- a CDS encoding SMP-30/gluconolactonase/LRE family protein; protein product: MKYILFALFVSFWVPASAQTSPFFDSTGIVASEFEGLMKIKQVFSFTEGPVADKDGKVYFTDQPNNRIWRYDPATTVLWEFKKDAGRANGLDIDAKGNIIACADENNEIWSIDTRGHIVKVLLGKVDGKKLNGPNDLWIDRKGGIYFTDPYYQRDYWTRTAPEIKEQNVYYLPKGATQPITVNNELVKPNGITGSADGKYLFVADIGDNKTYRFQINRDGTLSGKQLFVSQGSDGITLDNRGNLYLTGNGVTVYDSTGKKIAYIPVPEKWTANICFGGKDRNILFMTAGPSVYYLKMKAKGPEKFKRNQ